One part of the Xanthocytophaga agilis genome encodes these proteins:
- a CDS encoding alkaline phosphatase D family protein, whose protein sequence is MKKYYILSLFTFFCLQAFAQSSLLQSGPMVGYSDFLEVALWVQTTQTAEVKIVYFEKGKPGSRFETDKVRTTSQKAFSTHLIANKVQPGKRYEYELYINNKKVDRPYPLEFQSQFLWQWRTDAPDFKFATGSCVYINEPEVDRPGKPYGGEYEIFTSIAKQKPDFMLWLGDNVYLREVDWNSRTGVYHRYTHTRSTPEIQSLLGSTHNYAIWDDHDFGPDNSDRGFANKEITLEAFKDFWANPNYVLGNKGGITGTFQWNDVQFFLLDNRYFRTPDRNRLGDRTMLGQEQFQWLIDALIYSKAAFKVIVIGGQVLNTAELEENYTDYGSEREKLLNAISEAKIPGVVFLDGDRHHTVLSKLDRPGRYPLYDITVSPLTSSSHEPKNEPNTVAVPNTLVAERNFAIIEFKGPKTDRKMIIHIHDVKGNEKWKQEINANDLK, encoded by the coding sequence ATGAAAAAATACTACATTCTTTCTTTATTTACATTTTTCTGCCTCCAGGCTTTTGCCCAAAGTTCCCTGTTACAGTCAGGCCCTATGGTAGGATATTCAGACTTTCTGGAAGTAGCCTTGTGGGTACAAACTACACAGACGGCAGAAGTCAAAATTGTTTACTTTGAAAAAGGGAAACCCGGTTCCCGGTTTGAGACAGATAAAGTACGCACAACATCTCAAAAAGCCTTTTCTACACATTTAATTGCCAACAAAGTTCAACCAGGCAAACGATATGAATATGAGTTATACATCAATAACAAAAAGGTAGATCGTCCGTATCCGCTAGAGTTTCAATCACAATTTCTCTGGCAATGGCGGACAGATGCACCGGATTTTAAATTCGCAACAGGAAGCTGTGTGTATATTAATGAACCGGAAGTAGATCGTCCGGGAAAACCCTATGGTGGCGAATATGAAATCTTTACATCCATAGCCAAACAAAAGCCAGATTTCATGTTATGGCTGGGTGATAATGTGTATCTGCGGGAAGTAGACTGGAACTCTCGTACAGGTGTTTATCATCGCTATACACATACACGTAGTACACCCGAGATTCAGTCTCTGCTGGGATCAACTCATAACTATGCGATCTGGGATGATCATGATTTTGGACCTGATAACTCAGACCGTGGCTTTGCCAATAAAGAAATCACACTGGAGGCGTTTAAGGACTTCTGGGCTAATCCCAATTATGTACTGGGAAACAAAGGTGGTATCACAGGGACATTTCAGTGGAATGATGTGCAGTTTTTTCTGCTTGACAACCGATATTTCCGTACTCCAGACCGCAATCGACTAGGAGACAGAACCATGTTAGGTCAGGAGCAATTTCAATGGTTGATAGATGCCTTAATTTATAGTAAAGCTGCTTTTAAAGTTATTGTAATAGGTGGACAAGTATTAAATACAGCAGAACTGGAAGAAAACTATACAGATTACGGATCGGAAAGAGAGAAACTACTGAATGCGATCAGTGAAGCAAAAATTCCGGGAGTGGTATTTCTGGATGGAGACCGCCATCATACGGTATTGTCTAAACTGGATAGGCCAGGTCGTTATCCATTGTATGATATTACAGTATCACCTCTTACTTCCAGTAGTCACGAGCCAAAAAATGAACCCAATACAGTAGCTGTTCCTAATACGTTAGTAGCAGAACGTAACTTTGCTATCATTGAGTTTAAAGGCCCCAAAACTGATCGTAAAATGATTATCCATATTCATGATGTAAAAGGGAATGAGAAATGGAAACAGGAGATCAATGCCAATGATCTCAAATAA
- a CDS encoding glycoside hydrolase family 9 protein, with the protein MQIPNISKALLCTLVLFIPSLLYSQTSKVLTNHVGYEENKPKRAVLLADTQLSPESFQLINQTNGSVVYSGKPVFSGPVDKWKNWIFWTIDFSDYSTNGTYLLQVSLPGKSVISYPFKIGKNILEQATISDVIYYFKGQRASGLLDKADHHLALSGATERTIDAHGGWYDASGDYGKHLSHLSFSSYFNPQQISLTVWSLLKTYELLVQRTGTDFRQYTRRLLDEAMYGADYLTRMHPQKGSFYRSVSAPGPGKLPQDRVIRAEESNYRIKQNKDQSFTTSVAGRDWRTYQTSYRSGSGLSIAALAIAARYDTSGDYTNKDYLKAAEEAFAFLETDNVLMTNDGKENIVDDYTALCAATELYKTTKKDVYKKAAEKRAQQLINRLSRWKNYQDYWRADAKDRPFFHPSDAGLPIASLIYYSQIATPAVQTTIKQAIKRSLTFELAITREVTNPFGYSRQLVQDTAGNRRSTFFFPHGSEASPWWQGENARLGSIAAAARLAIPLFTEDKPFQNTLQQFAVDQLNWILGLNPYDACMLQGTGHNNPAYGFFGTFEYTNAPGGIVNGITSGLEDEHDIEFNLSYAKTGKDYDWRWAEQWLPHAAWYLLAVSIP; encoded by the coding sequence ATGCAAATTCCGAACATCAGCAAGGCTTTGCTTTGCACCTTAGTACTTTTTATCCCAAGTCTGCTTTATTCTCAAACCAGTAAAGTATTAACCAATCATGTAGGATACGAAGAAAACAAACCTAAAAGAGCCGTATTACTCGCTGATACCCAGCTGTCTCCAGAAAGCTTTCAATTAATAAACCAGACAAATGGCAGTGTAGTGTATTCTGGTAAGCCAGTATTCAGCGGACCTGTTGACAAATGGAAAAACTGGATTTTCTGGACAATAGACTTTAGTGACTATTCAACCAATGGGACCTATCTGTTACAGGTATCTTTGCCTGGTAAGTCAGTCATTTCCTATCCATTCAAGATTGGTAAGAATATCCTTGAGCAAGCCACTATATCAGATGTGATCTACTATTTTAAAGGACAACGAGCCTCAGGCCTGTTGGATAAGGCTGATCATCATCTGGCACTGTCAGGTGCCACTGAACGAACCATTGATGCACATGGTGGCTGGTATGATGCCAGTGGTGATTATGGTAAGCATCTATCTCATCTGTCATTCTCTTCCTATTTCAATCCTCAGCAGATTTCACTCACTGTATGGAGTCTACTCAAAACATATGAACTGCTGGTTCAGCGCACAGGAACAGATTTCCGTCAATACACTAGGAGATTACTGGATGAAGCTATGTATGGCGCTGACTATCTTACCCGTATGCATCCACAGAAAGGATCTTTCTACAGATCTGTATCTGCTCCCGGTCCAGGTAAATTGCCTCAGGATAGAGTGATTCGTGCAGAAGAGAGTAACTATCGCATCAAACAAAATAAAGACCAATCATTTACTACCAGTGTAGCCGGAAGAGACTGGCGCACCTACCAAACCAGCTATCGGTCAGGGAGTGGACTTTCCATTGCAGCGTTAGCTATTGCAGCCCGATACGATACATCAGGCGACTACACAAATAAAGATTACCTGAAAGCAGCCGAAGAAGCATTTGCATTTCTGGAAACAGATAATGTGCTTATGACTAATGATGGCAAAGAAAATATAGTGGATGACTATACAGCCTTATGTGCAGCTACAGAACTTTACAAGACTACTAAAAAGGATGTTTATAAAAAAGCGGCAGAAAAGAGAGCCCAACAATTAATCAACAGACTCAGTCGCTGGAAAAATTACCAGGATTACTGGCGTGCCGATGCCAAAGATCGTCCGTTCTTTCATCCTTCTGATGCAGGGTTACCTATTGCTAGTCTGATATACTATTCTCAGATAGCAACTCCAGCCGTGCAAACTACGATCAAACAAGCAATCAAACGTTCTCTCACATTCGAACTGGCCATTACCCGAGAAGTTACGAATCCGTTTGGTTACAGTCGTCAATTAGTACAGGATACGGCGGGCAACAGGCGTAGTACTTTTTTCTTTCCACATGGTAGTGAAGCCTCCCCGTGGTGGCAAGGCGAAAACGCCCGATTGGGATCTATAGCAGCCGCAGCCCGCTTAGCGATTCCACTTTTTACAGAAGACAAGCCATTTCAAAATACGTTGCAACAGTTTGCAGTAGATCAGTTGAACTGGATACTAGGTCTGAATCCCTATGATGCCTGTATGCTTCAAGGAACAGGTCACAATAATCCTGCTTACGGATTTTTCGGTACGTTTGAGTATACCAATGCCCCTGGTGGCATCGTAAATGGAATTACCTCTGGCCTGGAAGATGAACATGATATTGAGTTTAACCTTTCTTATGCGAAAACAGGTAAGGACTATGACTGGCGTTGGGCAGAACAATGGTTACCTCATGCGGCCTGGTATCTGCTGGCAGTATCTATCCCTTAA
- a CDS encoding MFS transporter: protein MQTKAATERSKIWSVITASSVGTLIEWYDFYIFGSLATILSEQFFPKDNPTAAFLSTLATFAAGFVVRPFGALVFGRLGDIVGRKYTFLLTLVLMGGSTFAIGLIPGYASIGVFAPLLVLLLRLIQGLALGGEYGGAATYVAEHSPAHRRGYFTSFIQTTATLGLFVSLGVILGVKNSMGAADFASWGWRIPFILSIFLVVISIYIRMKMEESPLFAKAKAEGKTSSNPLKESFTKKGNLKMVLLALFGATAGQGVIWYTGQFYAMSFIEKNCAISFDQTRYITAIALIIGTPFFILFGAWSDKIGRKAIMMVGMFLAILAYQPIYHKMYELADIKTKQEIPSQKAIETQNDVSADIATTTIIHTYTDGTLLKETKKEKLNPTTADKPEIKQEKVLATGGFWMMVFLVAVQVIFVTMVYGPIAAFLVELFPTRIRYTSMSLPYHIGNGIFGGLTPFIATFLYESSKTQTNPAGDAFAGLWYPIGVAAVCVVIGTLYVSGKFQDMEH from the coding sequence ATGCAAACCAAAGCAGCTACTGAAAGATCAAAGATCTGGAGTGTCATTACAGCCTCATCTGTAGGAACACTCATTGAGTGGTATGACTTCTATATTTTCGGAAGTCTTGCTACTATTCTTTCTGAGCAATTCTTTCCAAAAGACAATCCAACAGCAGCATTTCTTTCTACACTGGCAACTTTTGCAGCAGGTTTTGTTGTGAGACCTTTTGGTGCATTGGTTTTCGGACGGCTGGGTGACATTGTAGGACGAAAGTATACTTTTCTGCTTACACTGGTCCTTATGGGTGGTTCAACCTTTGCTATAGGATTAATACCAGGCTATGCCAGCATAGGTGTGTTTGCTCCTTTATTAGTTCTATTGCTTAGATTGATTCAGGGCTTAGCTTTGGGAGGTGAATATGGAGGAGCTGCTACCTATGTGGCAGAGCATTCTCCTGCTCATAGACGTGGCTATTTTACCAGCTTTATCCAGACGACAGCTACACTGGGACTCTTTGTTTCGTTAGGTGTGATTCTGGGTGTGAAAAACTCTATGGGGGCTGCTGATTTTGCCAGTTGGGGATGGCGTATTCCTTTTATTCTTTCCATTTTTCTGGTGGTTATTTCTATTTATATCCGAATGAAAATGGAAGAATCTCCTTTGTTTGCAAAAGCCAAAGCAGAAGGAAAAACTTCCTCCAATCCACTAAAGGAAAGCTTTACCAAAAAAGGGAATCTAAAAATGGTGTTACTGGCCTTGTTTGGCGCTACTGCCGGACAAGGTGTTATCTGGTACACAGGCCAGTTTTATGCCATGTCTTTCATTGAAAAAAATTGTGCAATTAGTTTTGATCAGACTCGGTACATTACAGCTATTGCGTTGATTATAGGAACTCCATTTTTTATTCTGTTTGGGGCTTGGTCTGATAAAATCGGGCGTAAGGCAATTATGATGGTAGGTATGTTCCTTGCTATTCTTGCTTATCAACCTATTTATCACAAAATGTATGAGTTGGCAGATATAAAAACAAAACAGGAAATACCATCACAGAAAGCCATAGAGACTCAAAATGATGTGAGTGCGGACATTGCTACTACAACTATTATTCATACCTATACAGATGGCACACTGTTAAAGGAGACAAAGAAAGAAAAGCTTAATCCTACCACAGCTGATAAACCTGAAATCAAGCAAGAGAAAGTGCTGGCAACAGGTGGTTTCTGGATGATGGTCTTTTTAGTGGCTGTGCAAGTGATTTTTGTAACCATGGTATATGGGCCTATTGCGGCCTTTCTGGTTGAGTTGTTTCCTACACGCATCCGATATACATCCATGTCACTGCCTTATCACATTGGGAACGGCATCTTTGGTGGATTAACTCCATTCATTGCTACGTTTTTATATGAAAGTTCAAAAACACAAACTAATCCTGCCGGAGACGCATTTGCCGGACTTTGGTATCCAATTGGTGTTGCTGCAGTATGTGTGGTGATTGGGACATTATATGTATCCGGAAAATTTCAGGACATGGAACATTAA
- a CDS encoding TVP38/TMEM64 family protein, protein MPLLSKQSILALSYSVTLGLLPLIGSSLTTYLVIKNLTSISQFDYIKWALFFFVTAFTMAFALTPTTLIALLSGYLLGWPALLPLCFSYLLASWMGYQTIGFLDNGSLLQFLAKRPGVNAFISKLQQGSLQVIIFSRLSPILPFAVMNAVFSLVKIPIRPFLWGSLWGMLPRTILSIWAGTQAYQLSILLEHPNQGLTWRIGLAGLTLISVLGLGYVIRQITRK, encoded by the coding sequence ATGCCTCTTTTATCCAAACAAAGCATTCTGGCCCTTAGTTATTCTGTTACACTGGGTTTATTACCACTGATTGGCAGCTCTTTAACAACTTATCTGGTGATAAAGAATCTGACTAGTATCAGCCAGTTTGATTATATAAAATGGGCTTTATTTTTCTTCGTTACAGCTTTTACAATGGCCTTTGCGTTGACTCCAACCACTCTTATTGCGCTTCTGAGTGGTTATTTACTTGGCTGGCCGGCTCTTCTTCCTCTCTGTTTCAGCTACCTGTTAGCTTCCTGGATGGGTTATCAGACAATAGGCTTTCTTGATAATGGATCGCTGCTTCAATTTCTTGCCAAACGGCCAGGTGTCAACGCTTTTATATCCAAACTCCAGCAAGGTTCTCTTCAAGTGATTATCTTTTCCCGCCTGTCACCTATTCTGCCTTTTGCTGTAATGAATGCAGTCTTTTCTCTGGTAAAGATTCCTATTCGTCCTTTCTTATGGGGTAGTCTCTGGGGAATGCTTCCCCGTACTATCCTTTCTATCTGGGCAGGTACTCAGGCTTATCAACTCAGTATCTTACTTGAACATCCCAATCAAGGTCTTACCTGGCGTATAGGTTTGGCAGGTTTAACACTTATCTCCGTTTTGGGATTGGGTTATGTTATTCGTCAGATAACCAGAAAGTGA
- a CDS encoding ThuA domain-containing protein, whose translation MRFYCSLLTICLLCHITAWSQKETKLRVVVLAELHEQHRPYVDAAKVWLHQLSTDSNLAIDYIENPDSVTDQFLSRYQLFIQLNFPPYGWSDRAKAAFEKYITTGRGGWVGVHHATLLGDFNGYTMWPWFSQFMGDIRFTGYIADFASADVKVEDLRHPCMKNVPTTFHIAKDEWYTYTVSPRKNVRVLASVNENSYNPNSTIKMGDHPVVWTNEHVKARNIYIFMGHDPALFTNQVYTTLLRNAIFWAASKVQK comes from the coding sequence ATGAGGTTCTATTGTTCTCTATTGACTATCTGCCTTCTCTGTCACATAACAGCCTGGAGCCAGAAAGAAACAAAACTTCGGGTTGTTGTTCTGGCAGAATTGCATGAACAGCATCGGCCCTATGTTGATGCAGCTAAAGTCTGGCTGCATCAACTGTCTACGGATAGCAATCTGGCTATTGACTATATTGAAAATCCGGATAGTGTGACAGACCAATTTCTGTCCAGATACCAATTGTTTATTCAATTGAATTTCCCTCCCTATGGGTGGAGCGACCGAGCCAAAGCTGCTTTTGAGAAATATATCACTACCGGAAGAGGCGGATGGGTAGGAGTACACCATGCTACATTGCTGGGAGATTTTAATGGGTATACGATGTGGCCATGGTTTTCTCAGTTTATGGGAGACATCCGTTTTACAGGATATATCGCTGATTTTGCATCTGCAGATGTTAAAGTGGAAGACCTCAGGCACCCTTGTATGAAAAATGTTCCCACAACTTTTCACATTGCCAAAGATGAGTGGTATACCTACACTGTAAGTCCACGAAAAAATGTACGGGTACTGGCAAGTGTAAATGAAAATAGTTACAATCCCAATTCAACCATCAAAATGGGTGATCATCCGGTTGTATGGACAAATGAACATGTGAAGGCCAGAAATATCTATATATTTATGGGACATGATCCTGCTTTGTTTACCAATCAGGTGTATACAACTTTGTTACGGAATGCAATATTCTGGGCAGCATCCAAAGTGCAGAAATAA